The genomic window AAATATGTCCACTTAGCCATAAGAATCTATTATATTCATTGgcttaatcaataaataaataaatttgattaaaaaagtattcATCTCCCTGAATTAGAGAACGAGAAAACGTTTTCcatcattttaatatttcatgtcCATAGAGCGCATCAAATATAGGATGAATAGATTAGTGGTCCTGCACAACTGCACTCGGCTGTGGCGGCTTAATATTATAGTATTTTAATCTACCTTTatgaaaaatctaaaattaaagaattatGTTATTAAAAACTCTTGTTGCGGATTGAGTATGAAAATATTGTATGCaaactattttattcaaaacgaaTCCATACAAGATAATAGCAGCAGTACAAAAACAAGCTTCACAcgcatttggtttttttaatttgatggtAAAAGATGGTACAAATTTTATTAGCAATTTTGGTTTAAAAGATCAGCTTCAATTTGACGGAGTAATTAAATCAGAAGTTCTGATATCTGTCATGTCTCTCAAGTAGAATACCATTGGAGAAGATGGGATGTCCTTGAAATTGGTGAAACTTTATTCTAGGCACTCTAACACATATTATTAACCACTGCTTCAGAACTTAATGTTTTCCAACAGACTGGAAATAGGCTGCCATCATTCCTGTAGCCAAAAAGAGCAATGCTACTGGCCCTAGTGGTTATAGATCAGTAAGCACTTTACCAGCTTTTTCAAAGGTGTGCGAGTGGCTGATGGCAAggcaaatttcatcatttgttcaGGAAAATAACTTCTTGCCCCCACTGCAATCTGGGTTTAGTCCTAAGATTAGCTGCCCTACGGCTATGATAAAAATACTTGATGACAGAAGGATGCAGTTTCACAACGGTAACCTATCTCTTCTGTGCCTTCTGGATTTCTGTAAGGCATTTGATTCAGTACAGCAAAAAGCTTAAGCACTTTTTCGGATTTTCTGATTGTTCTCTCAAGCTTATGATCAGCTACCTTTCAGCAAGAACTCAAAAAGTAATGTCCAAGACTGGCTCCTCCACGTCTTAATATGTTGGCACCGGTGTGCCGCAATATTTTGCTCTAGTCCCCTTTTATTTAGTCTGTTTGGGAATGGTATATTCTGTGAGTCTCAGTATGTCGATGATATTCAATTGTATTTGTCTAGTAGAATTGGTCTAGCCAGgcatttgtgttttaaaattaacaGTGACCTGCCTgcattttcatacatacatacatttcataGCCTAAATACGGCCTAGTCATATGTGTTGCCCATCAGTAACAGTTCAGTACACGCCGAagatattccaaatttttttgttggtacTTTGCCCTGATGTCTCacgaaaataagataaaaaatttaCGCTTTGTTGTTAATTCTGTGCTGAGCCATTCTTACCATGTAAATAAAGTTGAAAGTAACGCGGATACTACATATTTTACGTGGATTACAATTTTCAGCGCGGTTTACGTCTTCAGAGACTAGAAAAACGCTAGCTTTTATACTATTTTTACACagcttttaattaataaaacataAGTACTGAGAAATGTATTTTGAACGAAACTCTGATTGTCGGAATGCAACTATTGAAAAAGAATTGGCCAGGCTCAATGCACGAGTCTGTGCTTCTCAGGAGAGTGTCATATAAACTGTTACAATACCCGCCTTTTTCTTGTAGTAATAAAATACCAGTGAATAGGCGTAATCTCCATGTGGGAATGGAAGTACATCCGTCAACAAATGGATCACGTAACTAAGTGGAACTTTGTCCACCAATTCGTAGCTCTAAAATATTGCATATCCACATAAGCACTTTTCAAGATTACTTGCGTTAAATTCGCTCTTACCTCGCCATAGGGACAAGTCTTATTCAAAGTTgaatatttctcaaaaaacTTGTGAGCAAATCGAATCACTGGATTGTTTCGCTTTTCTAAATATTCGCAGGCATCAAATGTTATGTTGTATAAAAAAGGCTTATACCCATTTACCTTTCGGTGCACAGCAAAATTTACCTGTTCGATTtaaagaaatacattttaacTGAACTCAATTCTTCCATCTCAAACCTACCGTAATATTATTGATAGGCTCATGCCTTGGAAATTGCGCTCGTATGGTGAAGTATTTGTAGGTGCGATTAACAGCTTTCAGCAAACAGATATCGAAGTACATCATAGTCTTATCGAAATCAATgcattttatattcgtaaaatcCGCTTTCGAATGTACCGCGATCTGGCGATGAGAAAAGCTGAACGTTTAACAactatttaaaatgtatattttttaaatgcaagaCACTTGGCATACTTACAATAAAAACACATCCGATGAATATTGCAGGGATTATTAGTGCTTTCATGATGGAAGAGCCGATCAATATCCAAAGCttcaaacacaaaataaacATATAACATAAATCTGATACGTtgtcaaaaacataaaaaaaacagattttcgAGCTGCCTGCGTGCGCTTAGTTAATTGACAAAAATTGTTATCGCCGCAAATTGGAAAATAGAATACTTCAAATTGCAGTTATTTGCTGAAATAATAGAGCAGTTCACAATTGAGTTCAATTGATCTGATATCATAGCGAATTTCAATGAAGAATCTTCTTAAGCCAGGGGTCGGCAACCTGCGGCTCGCGAGCCTAATAGGGCTCTTTAGTTCCATacgcaaatattatttattttatcaaaaaaaaacaaaaaacacacacatttcTGAATTAACGAGGATTAGGCACCGATTCAATCTCTCAGTCACTTGTACCCGCTGACCGTAAAGAATTCTTAAACGAAATGGCGACTCAGTATTCCGACCTCCTTCTTCAAAATAAAGTGCGATGGCATTCCCAAGGTAAGGTTTTGAAACGTTTTGTTTTGTActtgaatgaaataaataaatatgtgaaaTAAACAAGTAGGAGCTCTTCCTCGTTGGTCTTTCAAAATCTCTTCATGCTCAGAATACTCCTATTACTAGAGCCTTAATTggtttaaggggggcctcttatcagtggcttcaaaaaaaggtgttttttctaagttttttttcgaggcgagtaataaacaattttttaacataaataaaaaacaaaatagcggacatatgagggatcccgcacagcttctcgttgcccgctagtaaaacggcgtgtgagattagtagtagtagttttcacctgaaacacaaaagaaaaatattgtcttattcagaaggctttcccgcatataataggctactcttgtataaaaatatgaagaaatgaaaacacatttaatgattgaaaaaagtgctttttttcgctatttttttcaaaaaaggtattaaataacattaaaaaatgaattttttttgtattttgttagttaattaattgcgcattttaattatctttatatagattatcggtATGAAACGATAAATTTCGTCGTTTTCTTTtaatcttacacgccattttcaaaaacatggttttgagaaaacgtgtttaaaagttttcagaaggtagacagtatactttgaattccgctataaaattcTGAGGGcattctcctataatatatctaccgattgcagtaaaaaaaatcgattttttgaagccgactgataagacAACGCCCTTAATAAAATCTCTGAATTTGTTGAGAtagattttcattcaaaaatcacCTACTGAaatctttgaatatttattataaataacttAATTGTAGTTGCATTCATtggcataataaataaataaatttgaatgaaacaaacaaattcCGTAATGAAAAAGGCATTAATTACCCTGAGTTAGGAAATgtcaaaacgttttctatcactTTGATATTTCATGTCCACAGAGCGCATCAAATCTCGGATGAATCGATTGGCAGTTCCGCACAACTGCACTCGGCTGTGGTGGCTTATTATTGTAATATGAGTATTTtcatctatatatacatatattaatataattggcgcatacacccttttcgggtatttgaccgagctcctcctcctatttgtggggtgcgtcttgatgttgttccacaaatagagcgacctatagttttaagccgactccgaacggcagatatttttatgaggagttttttcatagcagaaatacactcggaagtttgtcattgcctgtcgaggggcgaccgctattagaaaactatttttcttaattttggtgcttcaccgagattcgaacctgcgttctttctgtgaattccgaatgatagtcacgcaccaacccattcggcggcCGTATTTTCATTTACCtttatgaaaaaactgaaattaaagaattatgttattaaaaaatcttGTTGTGGATTGAGCTGATTATGGGACGATAATAGAAATGAGTAACCATTAAGCCTGAGCTGACATTgtactcaaataaataaaatatgtggaTGCGAatggaaattttctaattgCCAACCATGTTTGAGTTAATCCGAAAAGCACTCTCCGGGGTAAAGGGTGTGTAAATATGCTGAACTATTTCATTCATAGCGAATCCATACAAGGATAGCAATAGCACAAAAATgagatttatatgtattttgctttattaatttGATGGTAATAGttgtcaaaaatttatttagttttctcaaaattttattaattagcaATTTTGGTTTAAAAGATGAGTTTCAATTTGACATAATCAGAAGTTGTGATATCTGTCATGGGGCTGTAGGTTCTCCAAAGGCATACGATATCCTTCAGATTTGAGAAACTTGTGCTACCTTTTATTCTAGGCCCTCTAACACATATTAAGGTGCatttcataatcataagacacccctaattttgcaaagtattttagtttatagatttcagaggaaaatacaaattttatgcgacgattaaagtaacaaaagttatctgtgtcactgcagaatttagaacttttgattaataataatttaatacatgaaaacaatttttaacaaaaacgttttaaaaTGATAAGACACTGTTTAATTAAAGTGATCGTTTAacaaaagtatactttttttgaattttttttctgtcgtctagaatattttagtattctatGGAAGCACCATTTGCTTTACGACGcaaaataacctttttttcatcgattctgctaacattttaagtaaatttacatcTAGAGAAGCCCGTTCTGCCTTAATTGCCTTTAAGCTCGTTAGTGTTGTCCTTGGCTTAAAGTCTTCTGACTAATATACCCCAAAtgttttcttttggttttagaTCCAGAAAACACGCCGGCCAGTCCATGGTTTATATGAAACGATCGGTCAAATATTGCCTTTCTTCCCTGCTTACGTGGATTGGGGCGTTTTCTTGCTGAAAAACGAAGGGCACTTCCCGATTATCCTGAATGACAGGAAGGAGACtatttttcaaagcatttttgtAGTCCCCCGTATTCATTCGAGATGATGTAAACTGTATATCAACAGTTGCTTTTGATGTAAAGGCATCCCAAACCGTAGCATAACCACCATCGAAGTTCTACTTGGAAAATAAAAGGGGGCTCTTGCGCAAATCTctccattaattaaaaaaaacaaggttCCATTTTATCATCTGAAAATATAaccttattaaaaaataatatgaaattgggCAACATTAAAAACATTCCAAATATCTTACTGTGTCCCAGTTTGTATCTAGGTGTTTTCTGCAAACTGAAGACGCGCCAGCTTGTGCCGTGGCAAAAGGTTGGgtccttttctatttttttttttttggataattttaaatgattgtACCTCTGTAATGTACGCCAAACTGTTCGAGCCAGAAGCTTTTTTAATGATAGCTCGCTGCTAGCTTTTTTTCGGCCATCTaattgtatataaccccttaaaaatctAACGAATACAGTCGcattttaataataacaaataaaatggtTTGAATGCCAAAATTTCAATCCAAACAAGCAAGCAAAACCACAATTAAAATATCATTTGATATTCACATCATCAAATCGCAAGAACGAAAGCAGATCAGCTGCTCTACTGATACCACCTTGTATAGATTCgccttaactttatttttttatttctgactACTTTGTTGTGCTCTTTAGTGAAGTGCTCTTTAAAACTCTTCCTTAGCCGAGCTGGATTCTACCTGTTTTTCT from Anastrepha ludens isolate Willacy chromosome 5, idAnaLude1.1, whole genome shotgun sequence includes these protein-coding regions:
- the LOC128864887 gene encoding uncharacterized protein LOC128864887, with product MKALIIPAIFIGCVFIIAVHSKADFTNIKCIDFDKTMMYFDICLLKAVNRTYKYFTIRAQFPRHEPINNITVNFAVHRKVNGYKPFLYNITFDACEYLEKRNNPVIRFAHKFFEKYSTLNKTCPYGESYELVDKVPLSYVIHLLTDVLPFPHGDYAYSLVFYYYKKKAGIVTVYMTLS